A portion of the Micromonospora vinacea genome contains these proteins:
- a CDS encoding sensor histidine kinase, with protein sequence MRILDSPPPAWLHRWRRLLLDVLLWAVVAAPVGYAEVSPPYSRYTVPLLVGKLLLLGVAVAASRRQPLVSLVLVVLGSLIDGNFVFAIPVFSYLAGRRSATVGPAIMVFVLITGGGTALNLGLLGTGAATWFLLASVLLFAAVFPWLVGRYRRQQQELADAGRRHVDALTREQRGAAERIRLRERARIAGEMHDSLGHDLSLIALRAAALEVAADLDDRHRAAAGELRASVSAATERLHEIIGVLREEAGASLRPSGETVADLVDGAREAGMEVRLDAAPAVTELPAMTGHAAHRIVRESLTNAARYAPGAPVDVRLIRDGDRVEVTVVNDPPPAGPLPASPSQGSGLLALAERVRLAGGTLDAGHRADGGFAVRAVLPATAPSPEAIGSAAEVGPTAWSDERQGPAEGPVDAERRLLDARRRVRRSLLVALVAPVGFALVLSFVYYPVATAGTVLDRATFDQLRVGATRSELVGLPRRQLERPTPVDRAGCEYYTDGNFPLAAPTWRLCFTDGRLVSKEWIA encoded by the coding sequence GTGCGGATCCTCGACTCCCCGCCGCCGGCTTGGCTGCACCGGTGGCGTCGCCTGCTGCTGGACGTGCTGCTCTGGGCGGTGGTGGCCGCCCCCGTCGGCTACGCCGAGGTCAGCCCGCCCTATTCGCGGTACACGGTGCCGCTGTTGGTCGGCAAGCTGCTGCTGCTCGGTGTGGCGGTGGCGGCGAGTCGACGTCAGCCGTTGGTCTCCCTGGTGTTGGTGGTGCTCGGGTCGTTGATCGATGGCAACTTCGTGTTCGCCATTCCGGTCTTCAGCTATCTCGCCGGGCGGCGCAGCGCCACAGTGGGACCGGCGATCATGGTCTTCGTGCTGATCACGGGCGGCGGCACGGCGCTCAACCTGGGGTTGCTCGGCACCGGCGCGGCCACCTGGTTCCTGCTCGCCTCGGTGCTGCTCTTCGCCGCCGTGTTCCCCTGGTTGGTCGGTCGATACCGCCGCCAGCAGCAGGAGTTGGCCGACGCCGGTCGCCGACACGTCGACGCGCTGACCCGCGAGCAGCGGGGCGCCGCCGAGCGGATCCGGCTGCGGGAGCGGGCCCGGATCGCCGGGGAGATGCACGACTCGCTCGGTCACGACCTCAGCCTGATCGCGTTGCGCGCCGCAGCACTGGAGGTCGCCGCCGACCTGGACGACCGGCACCGGGCCGCGGCGGGGGAGTTGCGTGCCAGCGTCTCCGCCGCCACGGAGCGACTGCACGAGATCATCGGGGTGCTCCGCGAGGAGGCGGGCGCGTCACTGCGCCCGAGCGGGGAGACCGTCGCCGACCTTGTCGACGGTGCGCGGGAGGCCGGCATGGAGGTACGGCTGGACGCCGCCCCGGCGGTCACGGAGCTACCGGCGATGACCGGTCACGCGGCGCACCGGATCGTCCGGGAGTCGCTGACCAACGCGGCCCGGTACGCGCCGGGCGCACCGGTCGACGTACGCCTCATCCGCGACGGTGACCGGGTCGAGGTGACAGTCGTCAACGACCCCCCACCGGCCGGGCCACTGCCCGCCTCGCCCTCGCAGGGCAGTGGGCTGCTCGCCCTCGCCGAGCGGGTCCGCCTCGCCGGCGGGACGCTCGACGCCGGCCACCGGGCCGACGGCGGGTTCGCGGTACGGGCGGTGTTGCCGGCCACCGCGCCGTCGCCGGAGGCGATCGGGTCGGCGGCGGAGGTCGGGCCGACGGCGTGGTCCGACGAGCGACAGGGTCCGGCGGAGGGGCCGGTGGACGCCGAGCGGCGGCTGCTCGACGCCCGGCGGCGGGTTCGGCGCAGCCTGCTGGTGGCGCTCGTCGCACCTGTCGGTTTCGCTCTGGTGCTCTCGTTCGTCTACTACCCGGTGGCGACCGCTGGGACGGTGCTGGACCGGGCCACCTTCGACCAGCTGCGCGTCGGCGCGACCCGGTCGGAGCTGGTCGGGCTGCCCCGGCGGCAGTTGGAACGCCCGACGCCGGTCGACCGGGCCGGCTGCGAGTACTACACCGACGGCAACTTTCCCCTCGCCGCGCCGACCTGGCGGCTCTGTTTCACCGATGGCCGGCTGGTCAGCAAGGAGTGGATCGCCTAG
- the bioB gene encoding biotin synthase BioB: MPEILDQARTQVLGDGVGLDQAGILAVLNLPDEHLPAALQLAHDVRMRWCGPEVEVEGIVSLKTGGCPEDCHFCSQSGLFTSPVRSVWLDIPSLVEAAKQTAATGATEFCIVAAVRGPDARLMKQMREGVAAIKAEVDIQVAASLGMLSKEQVDDLVDMGVHRYNHNLETCRSYFPNVVTTHSWEERWETLRMVRDSGMEVCCGGILGLGETVEQRAEFAAQLAELNPHEVPLNFLNPRPGTPLGDRPVVEGKDALRAIAAFRLAMPRTILRYAGGREITLGDLGTRDGLLGGINAVIVGNYLTTLGRPATADLELLNELKMPVKALSDTL, translated from the coding sequence ATGCCAGAGATCCTCGACCAGGCCCGGACCCAGGTCCTGGGTGACGGTGTCGGCCTCGATCAGGCCGGCATCCTCGCCGTGCTGAACCTGCCCGACGAGCACCTGCCCGCCGCCCTCCAGCTCGCTCACGACGTGCGGATGCGCTGGTGTGGCCCGGAGGTCGAGGTCGAGGGGATCGTCTCGCTCAAGACGGGCGGTTGCCCGGAAGACTGCCACTTCTGCTCCCAGTCGGGCCTGTTCACCTCGCCGGTGCGCTCCGTCTGGCTGGACATCCCGTCGCTGGTCGAGGCTGCGAAGCAGACCGCCGCGACCGGGGCGACCGAGTTCTGCATCGTCGCCGCGGTCCGCGGTCCGGACGCCCGGCTGATGAAGCAGATGCGCGAGGGCGTCGCCGCCATCAAGGCGGAGGTCGACATCCAGGTCGCCGCGTCGCTGGGCATGCTCAGCAAGGAGCAGGTCGACGACCTGGTCGACATGGGTGTGCACCGCTACAACCACAATCTGGAGACCTGCCGGTCGTACTTCCCCAACGTGGTCACCACCCACTCGTGGGAGGAGCGCTGGGAGACGCTGCGGATGGTTCGCGACTCGGGCATGGAGGTGTGCTGCGGTGGCATCCTCGGCCTCGGCGAGACCGTCGAGCAGCGGGCCGAGTTCGCCGCGCAGCTCGCCGAGTTGAACCCGCACGAGGTGCCGCTCAACTTCCTCAACCCTCGCCCCGGCACCCCACTCGGTGACCGCCCGGTGGTGGAGGGCAAGGACGCGCTGCGGGCCATCGCGGCGTTCCGGCTGGCCATGCCGCGCACCATCCTCCGGTACGCCGGTGGTCGCGAGATCACCCTCGGCGACCTCGGCACCCGCGACGGTCTGCTCGGCGGCATCAACGCGGTGATCGTCGGCAACTACCTGACCACGCTGGGTCGGCCGGCGACTGCCGACCTGGAGCTGCTGAACGAGCTGAAGATGCCGGTCAAGGCCCTCTCCGACACGCTGTGA
- a CDS encoding aldehyde dehydrogenase family protein, with translation MALRLADDTAWTDILARAVAVTPEAFGAEVDGVTTLHNLVEGEWRAVGQPAAIRTPVDNTVLINLPRIDATTARAAVAHAAAAHRTWAWTPLADRKARVVDALDSLTAHRDLLALLLVWEIGKPWRLACADVDRALDGVRWYVGEIDRMLADGRQPLPGPVSNIASWNYPMSVLVHAELVQLLAGNAVIAKTPSQGGAVCLTVAHALMRRAGLPATLVSGSGGELSEVLVRAPEIGAVAFVGGRSNGGKVAAALLDSDKRHFIEQEGLNAWGIWNFSQWDLLATYLRKGFEYGKQRCTAYPRFVVQRDLVDEFLDMYLPVVRSVRFGHPLAVGDDWAAGDPLPELDFGPLISAAKADELRRTVDEAVRGGAIPLHRGKLTGAPFLPGQDTSAYVAPSVLLAPPGRSRLMHAEPFGPVDTIVVVDTTDELLAAMNASNGALVASLACDDTDEAGKLAVDLQAFKVGINKPRSRGDRDEPFGGRGASWKGAFVGGDLLVQAVTVGGDSRLYGNFPDYSSYPTT, from the coding sequence ATGGCACTACGACTCGCCGACGACACCGCCTGGACCGACATCCTGGCCCGCGCGGTGGCCGTCACCCCGGAGGCGTTCGGCGCCGAGGTCGACGGCGTCACCACACTGCACAACCTGGTCGAGGGCGAATGGCGGGCGGTCGGCCAACCCGCCGCGATCCGCACCCCGGTGGACAACACAGTCCTCATCAACCTGCCCCGGATCGACGCGACCACCGCGCGCGCCGCTGTCGCCCACGCCGCCGCCGCGCACCGGACCTGGGCCTGGACCCCGCTGGCCGACCGCAAGGCCCGGGTCGTCGACGCCCTGGACTCGCTCACCGCCCACCGCGACCTGCTCGCCCTGCTGCTGGTCTGGGAGATCGGCAAGCCGTGGCGGCTGGCCTGCGCCGACGTGGACCGGGCGCTCGACGGCGTCCGCTGGTACGTCGGCGAGATCGACCGGATGCTCGCCGACGGCCGCCAGCCACTGCCCGGGCCGGTCAGCAACATCGCGTCGTGGAACTACCCGATGAGCGTGCTGGTGCACGCCGAGTTGGTGCAGCTCCTGGCCGGCAACGCGGTAATCGCCAAGACCCCGTCCCAGGGCGGCGCGGTCTGCCTGACCGTCGCGCACGCGCTGATGCGCCGGGCCGGACTGCCCGCCACGCTCGTCTCCGGCAGCGGCGGGGAGTTGTCCGAGGTGCTGGTCCGGGCACCCGAGATCGGCGCGGTGGCGTTCGTCGGCGGCCGGTCCAACGGCGGCAAGGTGGCCGCCGCGCTGCTCGACAGCGACAAGCGGCACTTCATCGAGCAGGAGGGTCTGAACGCCTGGGGCATCTGGAACTTCTCCCAGTGGGACCTGCTCGCCACCTACCTCAGGAAGGGCTTCGAGTACGGCAAGCAGCGCTGCACCGCGTACCCCCGGTTCGTGGTGCAGCGCGACCTGGTCGACGAGTTCCTCGACATGTACCTGCCGGTCGTCCGCTCGGTCCGCTTCGGTCACCCGCTCGCCGTCGGCGACGACTGGGCCGCCGGTGACCCGCTACCCGAGCTGGACTTCGGGCCGCTGATCAGCGCCGCGAAAGCCGACGAGCTACGCCGCACTGTCGACGAGGCGGTCCGCGGCGGCGCGATCCCGCTGCACCGGGGCAAGCTCACCGGCGCGCCGTTCCTTCCCGGGCAGGACACGTCGGCTTACGTGGCGCCGTCGGTGCTGCTCGCCCCGCCCGGACGGTCCCGGCTGATGCACGCCGAGCCGTTCGGGCCGGTCGACACGATCGTCGTGGTGGACACCACCGACGAACTGCTGGCCGCGATGAACGCCTCCAACGGCGCGCTGGTGGCCTCGCTGGCCTGCGACGACACCGACGAGGCCGGCAAGCTCGCCGTGGACCTGCAGGCGTTCAAGGTGGGCATCAACAAGCCGCGCTCACGCGGTGACCGGGACGAACCGTTCGGCGGCCGGGGCGCCTCCTGGAAGGGCGCGTTCGTTGGCGGCGACCTGCTGGTGCAGGCCGTCACCGTCGGCGGCGACAGCCGGCTCTACGGCAACTTCCCCGACTACAGCAGCTACCCCACCACCTGA
- a CDS encoding glycoside hydrolase family 9 protein yields MRHLTRPFSGQPGRSPAADQPWPRRLLAIGVALLTGASLAVTAPPSAPASAAPAATYNYAEALQKSLLFYEAQQSGRLPDWNRVSWRGDSALTDGASAGVDLTGGWYDAGDHVKFGFPMAFSATMLAWGAVEYRSGYTSSGQLPHLLNNLRFVNDYFIKAHPSANVLYGQVGKGDDDHKWWGPAEVMQMARPAYKIDASCGGADLAGETAAAMAASSMVFRPTDAAYADRLLGHARQLYTFADTVRKAYHECITDATSFYRSWSGWQDELVWAAIWLHRATGEASYLAKAESEYDKLGTENQSTTRSYKWTIAWDNKQFGAYVLLANLTGKQKYVDDANRWLDYWTVGVNGQRVPYSPGGMAVLDSWGALRYAANTSFAALVYSDKTTDTTRKARYHDFAVRQINYALGDNPRNSSYVIGFGANSPKNPHHRTAHGSWWDSQTVPVETRHTLYGALVGGPSSANDAYSDSRSDYVMNEVATDYNAGFTSALVRLTSEYGGTPLANFPVAETPDIDELTVETTVTQAEPRATGLKVMVYNKSAFPARALTDGRFRYYFRPDGTGPVQVTAGYTQGCPSPTTAKQFSGDIWYVEVDCAGHTIAPAGQSQHRMEVQFKIGVPEGGTWDPTNDPSYQATAGPNRKVPLYSGATRVWGDEPGPVVPDTTKPTVPGTPVASNLGPRTVTLTWAPSTDSGGSGLAGYDVREILVGGDTVVNRPVTGTTLTISTLLPAQTYQFSVVARDGAGNTSAASPVLSVTTPPAGTADTTAPSTPGTPVASAVTATGLTLAWTPSTDNVGVTGYRVYREAGATDVLVGSPTGTTQAVSGLTASTAYQFYVVAVDAAGNTSAASAPVAVTTAAPPVGGTCTVGYATTDWGSGFTANVSITNTGTTAINGWTVRFSFPGGQSVSQGWSASFSQSGAAVTATNLSYNGTIAAGASVSFGFNGTYSGTNPKPTAFTVNNIPCTIA; encoded by the coding sequence ATGCGCCACCTGACCCGGCCGTTCAGCGGCCAGCCTGGCCGGTCACCGGCCGCCGACCAGCCCTGGCCGCGGCGGCTGCTGGCCATCGGCGTCGCGCTGCTCACCGGCGCGTCCCTCGCGGTGACCGCGCCGCCGTCCGCGCCCGCCTCCGCAGCGCCGGCCGCGACCTACAACTACGCCGAGGCGTTGCAGAAGTCGCTGCTCTTCTACGAGGCGCAGCAGTCCGGTCGACTGCCCGACTGGAACCGGGTCTCCTGGCGGGGAGACAGCGCGCTCACCGACGGCGCCAGCGCGGGGGTGGACCTCACCGGCGGCTGGTACGACGCCGGCGACCACGTGAAGTTCGGTTTCCCGATGGCGTTCAGCGCGACAATGCTCGCCTGGGGAGCTGTCGAATACCGCAGCGGCTACACCTCCTCCGGGCAACTGCCGCACCTGCTCAACAACCTGCGCTTCGTCAACGACTACTTCATCAAGGCGCACCCGTCGGCCAACGTCCTCTACGGACAGGTCGGCAAGGGCGACGACGACCACAAGTGGTGGGGCCCGGCCGAGGTGATGCAGATGGCGCGGCCCGCGTACAAGATCGATGCGAGCTGTGGCGGCGCGGACCTGGCGGGGGAGACGGCGGCCGCGATGGCCGCCTCGTCGATGGTGTTCCGGCCCACCGACGCGGCCTACGCCGACCGGCTGCTCGGGCACGCCCGGCAGCTCTACACCTTCGCCGACACCGTTCGGAAGGCCTACCACGAGTGCATCACCGACGCCACGAGCTTCTACCGCTCGTGGAGCGGCTGGCAGGACGAGCTGGTCTGGGCCGCGATCTGGCTGCACCGGGCCACCGGCGAGGCCAGCTATCTGGCCAAGGCCGAGAGTGAGTACGACAAGCTCGGCACCGAGAACCAGTCCACCACCCGCTCCTACAAGTGGACCATCGCCTGGGACAACAAGCAGTTCGGCGCGTACGTGCTGCTGGCCAACCTGACCGGCAAGCAGAAGTACGTCGACGACGCCAACCGGTGGCTGGACTACTGGACCGTCGGGGTGAATGGGCAGCGGGTTCCGTATTCACCCGGCGGGATGGCGGTGCTCGACTCCTGGGGCGCGCTGCGCTACGCCGCGAACACCTCCTTCGCCGCGCTGGTCTACAGCGACAAGACCACCGACACCACCCGCAAGGCGCGCTACCACGACTTCGCCGTCCGGCAGATCAACTACGCGCTCGGCGACAACCCCCGTAACTCCAGCTACGTCATCGGGTTCGGCGCCAACTCGCCGAAGAACCCGCACCACCGCACCGCGCACGGCTCCTGGTGGGACAGCCAGACAGTGCCCGTGGAGACCCGGCACACCCTCTACGGCGCGCTGGTCGGCGGCCCGTCCTCGGCCAACGACGCCTACAGCGACAGCCGCTCGGACTACGTGATGAACGAGGTGGCCACCGACTACAACGCCGGCTTCACGTCCGCGTTGGTCCGGCTGACCTCCGAGTACGGCGGCACGCCGCTGGCGAACTTCCCGGTCGCCGAGACGCCGGACATCGACGAGCTGACAGTGGAGACCACTGTGACGCAGGCCGAACCACGGGCCACCGGGCTCAAGGTGATGGTCTACAACAAGTCCGCGTTCCCGGCCCGTGCGCTGACCGACGGCCGGTTCCGGTACTACTTCCGGCCCGACGGCACCGGCCCGGTGCAGGTCACCGCCGGCTACACCCAGGGCTGCCCGTCCCCGACCACCGCCAAGCAGTTCAGCGGTGACATCTGGTACGTCGAGGTGGACTGCGCCGGGCACACCATCGCCCCGGCGGGTCAGTCGCAGCACCGGATGGAGGTCCAGTTCAAGATCGGCGTGCCGGAGGGCGGCACCTGGGACCCGACGAACGACCCGTCGTACCAGGCCACCGCCGGGCCCAACCGGAAGGTGCCGCTCTACTCCGGCGCCACCCGCGTCTGGGGCGACGAGCCGGGCCCGGTCGTGCCGGACACCACCAAGCCGACCGTCCCGGGTACCCCGGTTGCGTCCAACCTCGGCCCCCGCACTGTCACCCTGACCTGGGCGCCGTCCACCGACAGCGGCGGCAGCGGCCTGGCCGGCTACGACGTCCGCGAAATCCTGGTCGGCGGCGACACGGTGGTGAACCGGCCCGTCACCGGCACCACGCTTACCATCTCGACGCTGCTGCCGGCGCAGACGTACCAGTTCAGCGTCGTGGCCCGCGACGGTGCCGGCAACACGTCGGCCGCCTCACCGGTGCTCAGCGTGACCACACCACCGGCCGGCACCGCCGACACCACAGCACCGAGCACGCCCGGCACTCCGGTCGCCTCGGCCGTCACCGCCACCGGGCTCACACTGGCCTGGACCCCGTCGACCGACAACGTGGGCGTCACCGGTTACCGGGTCTACCGCGAGGCCGGCGCCACCGACGTGCTGGTCGGCTCGCCGACCGGCACCACCCAGGCGGTGTCCGGGTTGACCGCCTCGACGGCGTACCAGTTCTACGTGGTGGCAGTGGACGCGGCCGGCAACACGTCCGCGGCGTCCGCGCCGGTCGCGGTGACCACCGCGGCCCCGCCGGTCGGCGGCACCTGCACTGTGGGGTACGCCACCACCGACTGGGGCAGCGGCTTCACCGCCAACGTGTCGATCACCAACACCGGCACCACAGCGATCAACGGTTGGACAGTGCGGTTCAGCTTCCCCGGTGGGCAGAGCGTCAGTCAGGGCTGGTCGGCGTCGTTCAGTCAGAGCGGCGCGGCGGTCACCGCCACGAACCTGTCCTACAACGGCACGATCGCGGCGGGCGCGTCGGTGAGCTTCGGCTTCAACGGCACGTACAGCGGCACCAACCCGAAACCGACCGCCTTCACCGTCAACAACATCCCCTGCACCATCGCCTGA
- a CDS encoding GNAT family N-acetyltransferase — protein MLRGRAVTLRPATGADVPALAAIRADPEVRRWWRGGDDLADSVRADLADDDLHVYAIEHDGRVIGAIQWYAEADPDYRHASLDVFLDPAERGAGLGGDAIRTLARHLIDEYGHHRFTIDPAAANSAAIRAYAKVGFRPVGVLRRYERGADGRWHDGLLMDLLADDLTG, from the coding sequence GTGCTGCGAGGGCGGGCGGTGACGCTACGACCGGCAACGGGCGCGGACGTGCCGGCCCTCGCGGCGATCCGGGCCGACCCGGAGGTACGCCGGTGGTGGCGGGGCGGCGACGACCTGGCCGATTCGGTGCGCGCCGACCTCGCCGACGACGACCTGCACGTGTACGCGATCGAGCACGACGGCCGGGTGATCGGCGCGATCCAGTGGTACGCCGAGGCGGACCCGGACTACCGACACGCCAGCCTGGACGTCTTCCTCGACCCGGCGGAGCGCGGCGCCGGCCTCGGCGGTGACGCGATCCGCACCCTGGCCCGCCACCTGATCGACGAGTACGGCCACCACCGTTTCACCATCGACCCGGCGGCGGCGAACAGCGCTGCCATCCGGGCGTACGCCAAGGTCGGTTTTCGTCCGGTGGGGGTGCTGCGCCGCTACGAGCGCGGCGCGGACGGCCGCTGGCACGACGGCCTGCTGATGGACCTGCTCGCCGACGACCTCACCGGCTGA
- a CDS encoding GNAT family N-acetyltransferase, whose translation MTLWRIRATVDDRPGYLSVLTASLALRGVNILTVQVQPTEQGAVDDFLVDAPDALDEAELIAAVERGRGRDCWVARSEARGLADQPTRVLGLANRLVRDPDATGEALRTLLAADVVSWRPASVGVERGITGASMLLADPAGGSFALRRAAPDFTPAEYARAQALVELAATVARRAAEQVTVVLPDGAEVAVRPASARDLSGVVELHEACSPRSRQRRYLGGAALPQPARLRRLLEPSRGLTLIASTTGSDGTAESVVAMANLLGEGDEAEVALLVRDDWQRRGLGSALLRRLVQHADRSGYAALVLHIQATNDPMLRTLHRLGRPAATERDGGLLTLTVPLAVAAPADRKGAFAAPGV comes from the coding sequence ATGACGTTGTGGCGGATCCGAGCGACGGTGGACGACCGACCGGGTTACCTGTCGGTGCTCACGGCAAGCCTGGCGCTGCGCGGGGTCAACATCCTCACCGTGCAGGTGCAGCCCACCGAGCAGGGCGCGGTGGACGACTTCCTGGTCGACGCGCCGGACGCGCTCGACGAGGCCGAGTTGATCGCCGCCGTCGAGCGGGGCCGGGGGCGGGACTGCTGGGTGGCGCGCAGCGAGGCGCGTGGTCTGGCCGACCAGCCCACCCGGGTGCTCGGGCTGGCCAACCGGCTGGTCCGTGACCCGGACGCCACGGGCGAGGCGTTGCGGACCCTGCTCGCCGCCGACGTCGTCAGCTGGCGGCCGGCGTCGGTGGGCGTCGAACGGGGAATCACCGGGGCCAGCATGCTGCTGGCCGACCCGGCGGGCGGTTCGTTCGCGCTGCGCCGGGCCGCGCCCGACTTCACCCCGGCGGAATACGCGCGGGCGCAGGCCCTGGTCGAGCTGGCCGCCACAGTGGCGCGCCGAGCCGCCGAACAGGTCACAGTGGTGCTGCCCGACGGCGCGGAGGTGGCCGTCCGACCGGCCAGCGCCCGCGATCTGTCCGGCGTCGTCGAGCTGCACGAGGCGTGCTCACCGCGCAGCCGGCAGCGGCGTTACCTGGGCGGGGCGGCGCTGCCGCAGCCGGCCCGCCTGCGTCGGCTGCTGGAGCCGAGCCGAGGGTTGACGCTGATCGCCAGCACCACCGGGTCCGACGGCACTGCCGAGTCGGTGGTCGCCATGGCGAACCTGCTCGGCGAGGGCGACGAGGCCGAGGTGGCGCTGCTGGTGCGGGACGACTGGCAGCGGCGCGGGCTCGGGTCGGCGCTGCTGCGCCGGCTGGTCCAGCACGCCGACCGGTCCGGGTACGCGGCGCTGGTGCTGCACATCCAGGCCACCAACGACCCGATGCTGCGCACGCTGCACCGGCTCGGTCGGCCGGCCGCGACGGAGCGCGACGGTGGGCTGCTCACCCTCACCGTGCCGCTCGCTGTCGCCGCCCCGGCGGACCGGAAGGGCGCGTTCGCCGCGCCCGGCGTCTAG
- the bsaP gene encoding biotin synthase auxiliary protein BsaP: MTTTQLWCDRCGESATATAHPACASARQLEPPRFCPSCRRRMKVQVLPVGWSAVCVEHGEIRG; this comes from the coding sequence ATGACGACGACGCAGCTGTGGTGCGACCGGTGCGGTGAGTCGGCGACGGCCACCGCCCACCCGGCCTGCGCGTCGGCCCGCCAGTTGGAGCCGCCCCGGTTCTGCCCCTCGTGCCGACGCCGCATGAAGGTGCAGGTGCTGCCGGTGGGCTGGTCGGCGGTCTGCGTCGAGCACGGCGAGATCCGGGGCTGA
- the bioD gene encoding dethiobiotin synthase, whose protein sequence is MSGWAGSVLVTGTDTEVGKTVVTAAIAAAAQAAGLRVAVVKPGQTGTAGGEPGDVDAVNRLAAPLTGRTLASYPDPLAPLAAARVADLPPLELYAAVDAVRAEADKHDLVLIEGAGGLLVPMGLRPSGEPWTMADLAVSLGAPAVVVARAGLGTLNHTALTLEALDRRAVPAGVVIGAWPARPELVHWTNLTDLVPNLLGALPDGAGAMDPGVFRRSAPGWLTPALHGVLDDWRVWAEESG, encoded by the coding sequence GTGAGCGGGTGGGCGGGGTCGGTTCTGGTTACCGGGACGGACACCGAGGTCGGTAAGACGGTGGTGACCGCGGCGATCGCGGCCGCCGCGCAGGCGGCCGGGTTGCGGGTGGCGGTGGTGAAGCCGGGTCAGACCGGTACGGCCGGCGGTGAGCCGGGCGACGTGGATGCTGTGAACCGGCTGGCCGCGCCGCTGACCGGTCGGACTCTGGCCAGCTATCCGGATCCGCTCGCCCCGTTGGCCGCCGCGCGGGTCGCCGACCTTCCGCCGCTGGAGTTGTACGCCGCGGTGGACGCCGTCCGCGCGGAGGCCGACAAGCACGACCTCGTGTTGATCGAGGGCGCGGGTGGGTTGCTGGTTCCGATGGGGCTGCGGCCGTCGGGGGAGCCGTGGACGATGGCCGACCTGGCGGTGTCGCTCGGTGCGCCCGCGGTGGTGGTCGCCCGCGCCGGGTTGGGCACGCTCAACCACACCGCGTTGACCTTGGAGGCGTTGGACCGTAGGGCGGTGCCGGCCGGTGTGGTGATCGGTGCCTGGCCGGCCCGGCCGGAGCTGGTGCACTGGACGAACCTCACCGATCTGGTGCCGAACCTGCTCGGCGCGCTGCCCGACGGCGCGGGCGCGATGGACCCCGGTGTGTTCCGGCGGTCCGCGCCGGGTTGGCTCACCCCGGCCCTGCACGGCGTGCTCGACGACTGGCGGGTATGGGCCGAGGAGAGCGGCTGA
- a CDS encoding 8-amino-7-oxononanoate synthase, whose protein sequence is MADWLAALDRRAQLRAKAGLTRRLHPRPADDQMTDLAGNDYLGLATHPEVTAAATAALSAYGLGATGSRLVRGSTDAHRALEEDLARWLGTDGALVFSSGYLANLGALRALVQPRTLLVSDAHNHASLIDGCRLSGAETVVTPHADVDAVAAALAAAPGRPAVVVTESVFSVDGDLAPLARLHAVARRHGALLLVDDAHALGLTGPAGAGAVAAAGLAGEPDVVVTATLSKALGGAGGVVAGPAEFVRHLVETGRTFIFDTALPPAVAAGVHAALRLAEVGDDLRAELSDRVRLAVGRLRAAGLTVSAPDAAVISVTAPGPEAATAWAADCRDRGVAVGCFRPPSTPDSRSRLRLTVSAGVPRAAFERALDVIVDCAP, encoded by the coding sequence GTGGCGGACTGGCTGGCGGCGCTCGACCGCCGCGCGCAGCTGCGGGCGAAGGCCGGGCTCACCCGGCGACTGCATCCGCGTCCGGCCGACGATCAGATGACCGATCTGGCCGGCAACGACTACCTCGGCCTGGCCACCCACCCGGAGGTCACCGCCGCGGCCACGGCGGCCCTGTCGGCGTACGGGCTGGGGGCGACCGGGTCGCGCCTGGTGCGGGGCTCCACCGACGCGCACCGGGCGTTGGAGGAGGACCTGGCCCGCTGGCTGGGCACCGACGGGGCCCTGGTCTTCTCCTCCGGCTACCTGGCCAACCTCGGTGCGCTGCGGGCGCTCGTCCAACCTCGGACGCTGCTCGTCTCCGACGCGCACAACCACGCGTCGCTGATCGACGGCTGCCGCCTCTCCGGCGCGGAGACGGTGGTCACCCCGCACGCCGACGTCGACGCTGTCGCCGCCGCGCTCGCGGCCGCACCCGGCCGCCCGGCGGTGGTGGTGACCGAGTCGGTCTTCTCGGTCGACGGTGACCTCGCCCCGCTGGCTCGACTGCACGCGGTGGCACGCCGCCACGGCGCGCTCCTGCTGGTCGACGACGCGCACGCGCTGGGGCTGACCGGCCCGGCCGGCGCGGGCGCGGTGGCGGCCGCCGGGCTGGCCGGCGAGCCGGACGTGGTGGTCACCGCCACCCTGTCCAAGGCGCTCGGTGGCGCGGGTGGCGTCGTCGCCGGCCCGGCCGAGTTCGTTCGGCATCTGGTCGAGACGGGGCGCACGTTCATCTTCGACACGGCGCTGCCGCCGGCGGTCGCCGCCGGTGTGCACGCCGCGCTGCGGCTCGCCGAGGTCGGCGACGACCTGCGCGCCGAACTGTCCGACCGGGTGAGGCTGGCGGTCGGTCGGCTGCGGGCGGCAGGGCTGACCGTCTCCGCACCGGACGCGGCGGTGATCTCGGTGACCGCCCCCGGGCCGGAGGCGGCGACCGCCTGGGCCGCGGACTGCCGGGACCGGGGCGTCGCGGTGGGCTGTTTCCGGCCACCGTCCACCCCGGACAGCCGCTCCCGTCTGCGCCTCACGGTGAGCGCGGGAGTGCCCCGGGCGGCGTTCGAGCGGGCGCTGGACGTCATCGTGGACTGCGCCCCGTGA